The proteins below are encoded in one region of Longimicrobium sp.:
- the bla gene encoding subclass B3 metallo-beta-lactamase, with translation MPRSPSLALLAASALALPLHAQVPADTAPVSCSSCAEWNQPQRPFRVFGNTWYVGTHGLGAILVTSPRGHVLIDAALPQSAPLVMANVRALGFRVEDIRLILNSHVHFDHAGGLAAVQRVSGARVAASASSARVLERGASGPDDPQYGSLPGFPAVRGPVQVVADGETVRVGDLALTAHATPGHTPGGTTWSWRSCEGERCLDLVYADSETPISADGFYFTRNTTYPGIVADFERGQAVLERLSCDVLLTPHPGASSLFERLAARDAGAPDAFVDRAACARYAATAREALARRLAEERAKLGG, from the coding sequence ATGCCACGCTCTCCGTCCCTCGCGCTCCTGGCCGCCTCCGCGCTGGCGCTTCCGCTGCACGCCCAGGTGCCGGCCGACACCGCTCCTGTGAGCTGCTCGAGCTGCGCGGAATGGAACCAGCCGCAGCGGCCGTTCCGCGTCTTCGGCAACACCTGGTACGTCGGCACGCACGGGCTCGGCGCCATCCTGGTGACCTCGCCGCGCGGCCACGTGCTGATCGACGCCGCGCTCCCGCAGTCGGCCCCGCTGGTGATGGCGAACGTGCGCGCGCTCGGCTTCCGCGTGGAGGACATCCGGCTGATCCTGAACTCGCACGTGCACTTCGACCATGCGGGCGGGCTCGCGGCCGTGCAGCGCGTTTCCGGCGCGCGGGTGGCGGCGAGTGCGTCCAGCGCGCGCGTGCTGGAGCGCGGCGCGTCCGGGCCCGACGACCCGCAGTACGGCTCGCTTCCGGGCTTCCCCGCGGTCCGCGGCCCCGTGCAGGTCGTCGCCGACGGCGAGACGGTGCGCGTGGGCGATTTGGCGCTGACCGCGCACGCCACGCCGGGGCACACGCCGGGCGGCACCACGTGGAGCTGGCGGTCGTGCGAGGGCGAGCGCTGCCTGGACCTGGTCTACGCCGACAGCGAGACGCCCATCTCGGCCGACGGCTTCTACTTCACCCGCAACACCACGTATCCCGGCATCGTGGCCGACTTCGAGCGCGGCCAAGCGGTGCTGGAGCGCCTCTCCTGCGACGTGCTGCTGACCCCGCACCCGGGCGCCTCGTCGCTGTTCGAGCGCCTCGCCGCCCGCGACGCCGGTGCCCCGGACGCCTTCGTGGACCGCGCCGCCTGCGCCCGCTACGCCGCCACCGCCCGCGAGGCGCTTGCCCGCCGCCTGGCCGAGGAGCGCGCGAAGCTGGGGGGGTGA
- a CDS encoding SRPBCC family protein, protein MLLIIALVLVAAIAALLAFAATRPDTFRVERSATISAPAARIFPHLDDFHRWSAWSPWEKIDPALKRTWSGAEHGPGAVYGWEGNSKVGQGRMEIVESDAPSRLRIQLDFLKPFEAHHTAVFTMVPESGGTRVTWAMHGNHTFATKVMCLFMPMDRMVGPDFERGLANLKSVAESEPAPQPA, encoded by the coding sequence ATGCTGCTGATCATCGCCCTCGTTCTCGTGGCCGCCATCGCCGCGCTGCTCGCCTTCGCGGCGACGCGGCCCGACACCTTCCGGGTCGAGCGCTCCGCCACGATCTCCGCGCCGGCGGCGCGCATCTTCCCGCACCTGGACGACTTCCACCGCTGGAGCGCGTGGTCGCCCTGGGAAAAGATCGACCCGGCGCTGAAGCGCACCTGGTCGGGCGCCGAGCACGGACCGGGCGCGGTGTACGGGTGGGAGGGGAACAGCAAGGTGGGGCAGGGGAGGATGGAGATCGTGGAGAGCGACGCGCCGTCGCGGCTGCGCATCCAGCTCGACTTCCTGAAGCCGTTCGAGGCGCACCACACCGCCGTCTTCACGATGGTGCCCGAATCCGGCGGCACGCGGGTGACCTGGGCGATGCACGGCAACCACACCTTCGCCACCAAGGTGATGTGCCTGTTCATGCCGATGGACCGGATGGTCGGCCCGGACTTCGAGCGCGGGCTGGCCAACCTGAAGTCGGTCGCCGAGTCCGAGCCCGCCCCGCAGCCGGCGTGA
- a CDS encoding DUF433 domain-containing protein, which produces MDYRDRITIEPDKRSGKPCIRGLRITVQDVLEYLASGMTEAEILEDFPDLEPEDIRASLAFAADRERRLMAGL; this is translated from the coding sequence ATGGATTACCGCGACCGCATCACGATCGAGCCGGACAAGCGCAGCGGAAAGCCATGCATCCGCGGCCTCCGGATCACGGTTCAGGACGTGCTGGAGTATCTCGCCTCGGGAATGACGGAGGCGGAGATTCTCGAGGACTTTCCGGACCTTGAGCCGGAAGACATCCGCGCCTCGCTGGCGTTCGCGGCGGATCGCGAGCGCAGGCTCATGGCCGGCCTGTGA
- a CDS encoding DUF5615 family PIN-like protein: MKLLFDQNLSWKLVRLLADVYEGCAHVRDLGMADATDTVIWGYPAEHGFTVVTKDSDFLQRSLRLGFPPKVVWLRLGNCSVQASAQLLRDRYIRVRDFHEEPDAAVLTLP; this comes from the coding sequence GTGAAGCTCCTGTTCGACCAGAACCTCTCGTGGAAGCTCGTGCGCCTTCTCGCGGACGTGTACGAGGGCTGCGCCCACGTTCGGGACCTGGGGATGGCCGACGCGACGGACACCGTCATCTGGGGCTACCCCGCGGAGCACGGGTTCACCGTCGTGACGAAGGATTCCGATTTCCTGCAGCGGAGCCTGCGGCTCGGATTTCCGCCGAAGGTCGTCTGGCTCAGGCTTGGGAACTGCTCCGTGCAGGCTTCGGCCCAGCTCCTGCGCGATCGATACATCCGCGTGCGCGACTTCCACGAGGAGCCCGACGCTGCCGTCCTGACGCTTCCCTGA